From the genome of Solanum dulcamara chromosome 12, daSolDulc1.2, whole genome shotgun sequence:
gattctgatacatatcgtTTATGTATCAGCTTATCATGTATCAAGCGCtaacttttctgatacatagtgttttttttaaatgccatttttttgaagatttactacttctgatacatcatgtttaaatgtcagtttctattgtatcacattttaatatttctgatacatctacatttatgtatcagattataatttataaagccttactgcttctgatacatcttctgtatgtatcagaatctcatgtatcaaatattttaatgcatatgatacatcgcatttatgtataaagttcaagttgtatttaaccattttttatatcaatgcaggaaatgaaatacgtcatcaagaagatcccatcccacccattgagattcggcacggcatatagggctaattttttttgatgattttgaatcatcaataggtgaagaaggtataaagttatttaggcAATTCATATTTGGTCACTACTTAGATATGCCAAACTGCAATTTTCAAGGAAAACGATTATATCACTTTTGTATTGTTCATAACTAACATCGGATTGCCAAACTCCAGAATGTCTTAGTAGTATCGGGATATTCATATCGATTGATTGATGAAACGCGAAgtttattttgaattgatgctctgttgttTTCCTTGGAGtcgatgctctgttttttggcttgaaacttcatgtacataactgtcgccttctttaaccaattaatctcattaattagatcagtaattaatttaaagagccaatcataccttatctcaatctactatccataaataactgatgtgcattaactattctacagctaaagttgatcagatacataacttatgtatcagcaaaattgaaaaaataattgaaattgacTTCGATTTGAATTGATCCTCTGTTTTTTCCATTTGAGATGATCCtctattttttggcttgaatcttcatgaatATAACAGTtgctttttttaacaaattaatctcattaattagatcagtaattcaaTTAAAAAACCAATCATACCTTACATTAAGATACTAATCATAAATAGCTGATATGCATTAAATATTCTACaactaaagttgatgtatcagatacataacttatgtatcaacaaaactggaaaaaaaatgaaatcgactttggtttgaatttatgctctgtttttgggcttgaatcttcatgtacacaatcgttatttttttaaccaaattaatcctattaatttgattagtaattgatttaaagaactaatcataccttatattaagatactatccataaatagatgatcttcattaattattctacaGCTAAATTGatatatcagatacataactaatgtatcagaaaaattgaaaaaaaaggaaaatcggATAATTTTCatacaatgagggatgtatagtaattagacttttctattatggaatttaggtaaagtttactttAATTAAATAGGCAAGCCCATTTAATTAAAGAGGccaaatcaatttaattaaataggcaAGCCCATTTAAagtagaaactagaaaccctactTCTACTCATGACTCTTCTACAGAGTTCTACACAAGTCACAACTATTGTGTCTATTACTCTACTTTCGCCTCTATCGACTGTCTTTACTCTTTACTCTTTAGGTTTAGCTAGACTACTTTCATCTTCCGCGGTTCCGCCTCTGTCTCAGTCTCTCTCTCAAATTCTCATCTCTCATTCTCTCTTGCGCAGTTGCGATTTGCGCCACCTTGTCTTCTCCTCCACCGCGATTTCTTCAGTTTGATTATTTGAAGAGTGTGGAAATTGAAGAGAAGATTAATAAAATCAGATGGTGTACGAAACTCAACAGATTATTATTTCTTCTTACAACAAATGACAGGACGATAAAACTTTGGAAGGTATGAAATTCCTGTGGCATCTATGAATCTTCAAACAAGGTCAAATTGAAGAAAGAAATGATTCTGATTTAAATGACCTCATTGAAGGAACTTTTTTAATTTGAAGGCCCCACATTGTGTTGTACTATTTGTTTAGCTGTTCTATTTGGATTATGTATGATTCATCTCGCTTGAGTTAGCATACTTTACACTGGTTTACCTTGATGGATAATCCTTATTTGCATGACATTGACATTGAGTAGATGCTGAATACATAGTGTAGTGGTTTTATGACTTAAGTTGTCTTCAATACGTTTCTGATGAAAATTCCCAGTAGATAATGATCTTTTGCACCACTTCAGGAGGGGAATTGAAGTAAGTGGCAGAAATTTTACATGTCACCATACCACCGATACACCGCCCGATAACCGTTCAATAATTACTAATTCGATATCGAaccaaccgatatcttataggttggccAGCaaattagtacttttaaaagccgATAACCGTTAAGTCAAACCGCTAAGCATAATAATCTATTCGATCCGCTCGATAAGCACCCCTAGCCAACATGTGTTTATTCGAGATATCGCCACATAGCGTGGATATGCTTTTCCTAATAGGATAATACAAAGGGTAAATGGAGGAGAGGATTATAAGATGGATAATTCAATCCTCATTAATAAGGTAAAAATTTTAAGTAGTCAACCAACGAAACTATTCATATCAGTATTATATCACTACATGTTATTTCTTGTGTTTTAATTTGGTTATTATATCGCTACATGTTATTTTGCATATTTCTTATCCTAATGAAATAGTTGGAAAAAAAACGTGTAAAGAAGAATATCTGTATAACAAAGCTTTTCCAATTGGCCAGCTATCCTTTTTGTGCATTGATAGTAGATAAGATACTCAAAAAAAAATCGCATGAAGATTGGGAAAAATTTGGGAGGAAAAATTGTTGCTATTGTTACTTTTTTattcttgtattttattttccaatttctctaaaatattttttcttgagtCATGGATCTAtcgaaaataatttatttatttataaaataaaatttatatatatatattaccttTTCGAATCACtaaaggggtcgtttggtagagtgcATCAGCAaatataatgcatgcattaatttgGTGTATTAGTAATATCTTATTTGGTACACTTTTTCATgttatgtataactaatgcaaCATTCTATTGTATATTAAGGTGTGTATTATTAATACTATGGATTTgtaggtattagtaatacaaTGAGATTTAATGCATGTATTAACATGCTTAAAGAATCAATCACTCCTTAAAAActtttttacatcttttccacCACATTTGTGAAGGATatcattataaataaataatttttttaaaaaaacatatcacgcatgctatttttaatacacaaaatcaaataatacataaaaaataattaatataaacataatcaatacaaatattattaatacaCTTTATTTATTCCTTTGACACTCTACCAAACACCCCTcgaatatgttgttattgtattattGTGGTGTTTAAAATTCTTGCTCAACAAGCATCTACAAAAAAGACGTAAGTGTCATCATTCTTTTGGTACTTAAGTTTCCTCATTCATGCAAACTACAAACCATAAAATAAACCAACCAGAGTTGGGGACTCATTTAATTGGATGACAGTTACGTAATTTAGATAGAACAAGGAGGGTGAATTTGTAACGGCGAGATTTGTTCTGACGGCGTGATTTTTGTAGAAACCAGCGAAGCCACGTGAGCAAGTTGGACTAAAGGGTCCCATGCCACCTATGATTGATCCATTTGCTAGCTGTCAATTTATTTACCCATTTTGCCCCTCAATATTCTTTTTCTAATTCACCTAATCACCCACTCCAATCATTATTTGCTCAAAATTAAACAATTACTATTAGCctatttgaattgacttatttttaagcaatttataaattgaaaactgtttataaattttaaaaaaaataggtgcagaccaactttttttttgacttataagctattttcaatttataaactgtttaaaataagtccatccaaataaactcaactatttattgaaGCTTATTTTAatcacaaaatgactttaagttggccagtcaaacactcaaaaaaagttgaaaacagcttataagtcaatccaaacggcaTCTATATCTTAAAAGGCTAAACCCAACCAATTCATAGGTTAAAATGACGATTATAACCTTGATAATATGTTCATAGGACCTTTTTTGTTTAACCACGGGCCGTTTGGTAGCTGATTAGAGTTGCGCTTGTATTAACAATATAGAAATTAGTTGCGAgagaaattatatattattttatatatgtattagttatgcaaggattaattttttttatgtatttgtaCCTGGATTTATTGTATTAAAGCCGAATGCCTTTTGAAAACAGTTTCTCTATCTCTACGAAGTAGtggtaagatctgcgtacattATATCCTCCATTGACTTCACTTATGgaatttcactaggtatgttgttgttatattaGTTTTCACTTTCTATCctgtataaaataatacatagatatCCTCGtaacttatacatgtattaattatgtaaTCTTCTAAATTGCAAATGAAacattatattaattttatgcatgcataatttacCTCCTAACTTGATATTACTTATTCGAAATTTAATATATAACTCACCTTCAAACTAGCTACCAAACGACCCTTATTATACAAAATACGTACTCAAGATTATTTATCTTCGTTAAAATTTGATCTTATTATCTCATAGTTtttatccattttattttaaattgcacCAATACTGTGAGAACTATTATCCCGGAAAAGAGATGAATAAATGATATTTTCCTTGTCgcaatttattataataaattttgagagtcaaataaattttttgactgtaattttttcatatgtttggaatttgttaattaatatgatttgtagtattatatattatattcaaatatgtaacttttatttcaaaaaatatatattctgtCTAAATTTATGttcaaaactaaaaagaaaatcgacttttgaaattcaaaacatcacataaattaaaacggaggtaagtatttaaattaattatgtaaggGGTGAATTTGGtataaacataatttaatttttttaataaaaaaacaaacaaaaaaaattcatgtgtGCTGTGCAAGTATCCAATGCTCAAATTCTACATGCATCCCTGTTCACAGAAAAAGCCAGAGGTGAGAGAGCATGGTAGGGTAGGTCATTTTGGTGATAGACataagaaatataaaatataaataaataaatacataaaggCTTTTACGGGAGAAAGATAATTTTAATCTTAGATATACggtataatttttcattaaaaaaggTTCAGATGAACTTCAAGCACTCATGTAATGGtgtgcaaaaattaatttaatcgacaaaccgaataaaaaaagaCATAATTTAATTATCGATATTGGGTTATTGAGTTAAcgaattttaaataattttgtaaatttttattGGGTTATCAATTTAGTTTTCAATTTTATGATTCTGATTAATGGTTTAGCTCATAACTCAAtaagattatattaaaattactattttattcCTAATTATATTACaataactttaatattttaccaACTATATTTCCTAAgttttagtattactttcggTCGTAGGCAACATAAATTAGCTTCTCCACCTCTCTATTGCGACACTTTCTCCCTTTTTCGCAATTTATTACATGAGTCTTTAGaagaaatttaaataattttattttaaacaaAAGCAATCAATGTAGAAATTTGTATTGTACTTCTATTCTTATTACCAtttctattttattaatatCATGTATATATGATCATATGAACATTTTCATATTGGTTGAACTGAAAATCGAATCATTAATGACAAAAAACCTATTAATCAAAAATCCAGAATAATTATCCTATTGATTTGATTGTCGATTTAATTAGCGTGTTCATAAATTAATAAACCTATTATACATAAAATCAAATCGAATCAATCGATGCACATCCCTACGTGTGGCTCGACCCTTGGGTATATGTGTAAATAATGAGAAAGATAgggagtttttggagttgaaaATAAGTCTTTGTTGGTATAAGGCCTTGCCAGGTCCTTATATTTGGAAGCACAGTTGGCTACAAATAAAAAAGCTTTTTTTCTAAATTGTCCACTTATATATAACACAACAGTTATctgttttttattattattagagaGCTAATATATAATTgcaaacaaagaagaaagagaTTTCACTTTGCTTTCTTCATATTCATGTAAGTGAAACAATACTCAAattctttcttgttttcttaCCACAAAAAGTTAGTGATCAATTTCGTCGTTAAATTGTTTGTAGCTAACAATATTTTTGATAAGTTGTTGTTAATTCATCATTAAATAGGATTAGCAACAGATTTTGTTGTTTAGCTGTAGAATTTGTTTGtcgttaattcttatttttaagtAGTTTTTTGATAATATGTTGTTAATTCATCATTAAATAAGATTATTGTTTAACTACTTGATTTGTCTTTCATTTAATTCCTATTTTttaagtagttttttttttgataatatgtTGCAATCCGTTATTAAATAGGATTAGCAATAAAATTTGGGAAAAGGAGAATGAGTAGGATAGGCTCGAGatcaattcttttcttttaggtGTTTTGTCCGTTGTTAATTCCTATTTATtcactagttttttttttttttggataatatGGTGTTAATCCATCGTTAAATAGGATTAGCAATAGATTTATTGTTTAGCTACAAAATTCGTCCgttgttaattcttattttttcagTAGTTTGTTGCTAATTCATCGTTATATATAAGACTAGCAACAAATTGTGTTATTTAGCTATAAAATTTATCCGTAGTTGATTCCTATTTTTTCAGCATAGTGAATCTCTTCATTTTACTTATTAATCTTTTATAGTAAGAATTTTCATCAtgtttactttttattttattttattttctgcagatatacatattttgtgagtatttgatttgaaagaaataaAGATGGGATACTGGAAAGCAAAAGTTCTTCCAAAGATCAAACAGATCTTTGATAAAAATGGACCCAAGAAGGCTGCTGCTGCTGAGGCATGCAAAACTTTTGATGAAGctaaggtaaaaataataataataataataataataataataataataataataataataataataataataataataataataataagaagaagaagaagaagaagacgaataataataataataataataataataataagaagaagaagaagaagaagaaatatatatatatatatatatatatatatatatatatatatatatatatatatatatatatatatatatatatatatatatattaaagtaATGGATAAAGGATATATTAgtaaaattattcatttttatgattttttaaaaagcgTGTAAAAAGAAAAACGAAACTAAAATTGGATAAAGGGAGTATTATctcagaaaaaaataattgagataATATTATTAGTTGAGTAactatatcataaaaatatcgaCAAGGGCTAGGGTAAATATTTGCTTAGTTAACTAATTCTTGTAAATAAGGAATTTAGATATATTGATAGTGTAAGAAAAACTTTACATAATAATCGTGTTACttaaataactttatttaatacactaattatgtaaaaaaaaattatattatatttcagGAGGAGTACAATAAGGAGTTTGAAGAGAAAAAGACTGAGCTACAACCCAAAGTTGTTGAAATTTATGAAGCTGCTGCAGTTGAGATCAAGGTTTGTTatacatttaatttatttatttatattttaatatgatgaaaaaagtagaattattaaatattattctttTGTACTAAAATAGTTAAAGAACTTTATAAATGCTCAATTCTGAAGAAACATCTAATAAATTGAAGGTCTTGTTCGGTCATgagatttttttacttttttttcagattttttattttattttatttgaaaatcaataTCTGACCACTAAAATTTCAAATGcatttaaattctaaatatttATTGTAAACATTATGATCAAACACAATTTCAACTTTAAGTAAAATGTCCACTTAGTAAACTATACCttacatttattattatttttaatagatgtaaaataaactaaaatgatatttattttgacaaaaaTAAAGTATATAATATGATTATACGGATTGATCAATCAATCTCTTCCAAATATGCACAAAAAATGCTTACTATAATAGATCTTTATgatctgatttttttttcaaactttaCCTATAGCAAAAATTTAATGCACTGAACTGtcgaaaaaatatatatacagagtTTAGTGAAGGAACCAAAGGGTGCAGGGCTGAAGAAAAACTCAGATGGGGTTCAGAAATTCCTTGATGAGCTTGTCAAGATTGGTAAGTATTTTACTCATTACTTTctccgttttaatttatgtgatttcttctttttttagtgCATTTAAAATTTctgtttcttcttttcttgcaatttaaatattatgtagCATAGTTAAAACTATAGATTTCAATACAAATgtttactttttaaattaaaaaaactcaatcaaatagattcacataaattgaaacaataATGTGACATAATACATTATTCTTACACCGTATAATTTAACAAGTGGTAAGAAGttgcatttttttttatcaatataaataatttttatatattatgtttttatttatttgttatagaagataataaattatttttttaagatctTAAATCTCacatttcaagaaaattcttaTTAATATCACTTGAATGACTtggtaatataaaaaaattatttatattgatgatttatAAAACTTAAATTCTAATAGTACTTTTTAAAAGATTTGATATATTGTATGTGTAAGGAAATTCATCCCAATATATCTGGTACGTTTCTTTAGTGTATTCCTAATTAAGAATATCACTTTTTTTATAACTATAaacaactttactttaactaTTCTCGTGAAATAGTTTTATCGTCATATAAATGGCTAAGGTTTATtttagatcataaattttaaaatttttgttttcttaaattttgtgccTAGTCAAACAATATCTCATTGCGACTCTAATTAGATTTTGGTGTATATCATGTATATGTAATTGAAGAATTTCCGGGATCAAAAGTTGTTAGTGAAGCAAGTTCAAACTTTGGGCCTTCTTATGTACCCGGCCCAGTTCTCTTTGTGTTCGAAAAAGTCTCCACTTTTATAGTCACAGAagataagaaggaagaagaaccCACGGCTGCTGACGTGGCACCTGCTGATCAACACGCAACAGCCACGCCAGTTGAAGAGGTGGAGGTGAAGGAGAAGGAAATAGTTATTGAAGCTGGGGAATCAAAGAAGGAAGAGGAACCAGCTATTGCTGACGTGGCATCTACAACCAAAGTGGAAGATGCGCCTGCACCTGCTAACGTGGTACCTGCAGTTAAGGTGGAAGAAGCACCTGCAGCCGCAGCAGCACCAGAACCACCAAAGGCTTAAAAAGGTGGTCCAATGTACTAAAGTTATCGTTATGTGTGAGGTTCAAAAAAGACCTGATGAATATATATACTTTAATTTGTCTTTGTGTCTAAAaattgcattttattttatttttttaccttttttatgTTTCATGGTTATGTACTGtgagaaaaaaaagacaaaaacttGATTTATTATTCTTTTGTTAGTGTTCTCTCCTTGTTTATTTCCTTTGTTACTTTGTACAATATTATATCAACAATGTCTtgtgaatttttatttatttattctcaaACTTATTCCATTTGATTCTTCAATACTATAGTTTTTTTAATAAGTAAATTTGATTTCTCCCTTCTTTTTCTCCTTAGTATAAATGGTATGGttcttagtatattcaaacttCTATTTCcactttattatttaattttataaaacgTGTCAAACTAATATTGTAGTTGGTGATAAAAAATTACACCTATTGACCTTGACAATTGATGATCCTGAATTTTTATCGTCACTTACCCCATAAGATAAACCTTCAAGATCAGAAGTCAAAACTTAAACTTAAAAGTGTTCATCCATAAAAATTAGAGCAAATGAGGTCACCCAGGTGGCGGACATGACTTGAACCTCATattataagatttttttaattgatcCTAAATCACTTTATGTATTCATATATAGTTTCTAGTAGTTAATAAAAGTCTCCTCTCCACTTCTTACTATTGGTTTCCGTCTCATTGAAACTGTCATATAATCATAGCGGTCTAGCGGAGATGGAGAGGAAGACTTTAGcttatccaatttttttttggagtaCTTTCGCATTAAATTAGtaattgataaattttataatgaaacagttataattttatttagcGATTGATTAGCATGATTTTTTGTTAGTTATTTAGCGATAGATTAACGATTATTTAGTCAGCATATTTCTCTATGAAATTAAAAACTGAGACCAGATTGTAGTCTTAAGTAATTAATGACGTGGCTAATTTTTCTGCCACAAAAAATAAACTTTGAAgtgttatttttctttgataagataaaatttagaaaaaagaatCTCAACAACTAATTGCGTGTAGATATTGTGGTTGATGTGACGGTATCATTTGcaaaaaaatttaacaaaaaaaaactgaatTAATTCAATTGgtgtaatattttaatttttcgaTATATCCCTGTTGATAAGTATAAGAGagatgataaataattttatttttaaataaatgacACGTGGCAGTTGTTTGAGAGAGACTTCTATTAATCTAATTTGATTGTGTATCGTCAGTGTAACCATAGTTTCTTATATTAAAGTCGTTTTTTTGTAGGGAGTACTTTACTTTTCAATGTGTGATTTTTCGATGCGAATTCAGATTTTATTGAGGATATCGAACATcgaatgaaaaattaaaaaataaatatcaacaCCTAGGATATGGTGGCTTATATTGAATACAACATAATtctaataataacaataacatattcagtgtaatttcattaattagaatttagaaagGTTAAAATGTACGCAAAACCTTATCACTATCTTAGAGATAGAAATGTTATTTTCAATAGACCTCgactcaagaaaaaaaatacaattctaataataataaaataaaaataatataatgtaaaTTATTGAGAAAGGGAAGAAGGGATACATCagaaaattaaatataactTAATACAACTAATTAATTCTGATAGAAACCAAATTTGATTGCCCACACGCAAGAAACTATAAAGTTGGACCAGTtaatgtataataataatatttgaaattgaTGTGTCAAGAAGTAGTTTGATTGAAGCACCTACTAGGCattaaattttataatcatTTAGTGCATTATATCAATTTGTTCATAAgaaaatatacatacatacatatatatatatatatatatatatatatatatatatatatatatatatatatatatatatatatatatatatgtatattttgccTTGGTCCATACAGCAGGCATACTTGTTCACTttgaccaaaataaataaataaactaaaaataagaaaagacaTGTGGGATGGCCTTGCAATCATTTTTCCATAAGAGTTGAATTTTTTAATTGGCTCCTTCATGtatttctaatatatatatatatatatatatatatatttcttgctTTTCATTATTTCCCCCAATTGTGTGAACCGTCTCATCTAAAAAACTTAGATATCAAAGAGGGAACATTTTTATTTAGTTAATTATGTATTAACAACGAATTTGATAAATAAAGTTATTCAATACTTATGTTAGTGGAGGTAATAAATATTCTGTTAAATTGATCGAGGTGGCACGAATTAACTAGCACACCATGGTTATTGGAAAGGAAACAAAAAAAGATCGAATTACATAATCGAAATGACACTAAATCACATAATTTTATCATAGTTAAGTAACGAATTACGACGagataaaaatttatataaagaatACATGCTCTATACTTCCTCCGTTTATTTCTACTTGTTCATTTTGAATTTTACACATTTCCTTAGAAACAatgattaatatgaatattttatcacaataCTCAAGTTAACATATAGTTTTTAAGTcttggaaaataattaattaatgttaaaaataaaacaaaaaaaaatactatctTTTCTTAATAAAGTAAAAGGAAAATCTATTAGTGATACTAAACAAGTAAAAGTGGAGGGGGTGTACTCATTAGTTTAATATAAATACTATGGGtttgtatttctttttctctctttaatGACATTACGATTTGAGTTATGATTGGGGATGGGGGTTGAGCTTAACTCACAAAAATCTCAACTTGCCTTGGCCTGCATAGTGTTTTTCTATAATCTCAACCCGCCCTACTTCGCACTGCCCCcgcatgaattttttttgtctatttatttattttgctatttacatatttaaaaattttaaaaattagtggGCGCATTTCaaatatttggaaattttaATAGCAaagatttagtttttttttggtatatGACCATACTAGTTCGTAATTGTCCTTTAGTTAGAAAAACAAAGTAGCTCGTAATTCTATTCCCAGAAGCTAATTGCTACTATCATttaattgtttgagaatttgcttatacatgtaattttttttaattttagatttaaaattcaaaaaaaaatgcttCATAACCATTTGAAGTCATTATTGAATATATATTCGCAATATTTACACAGAAGCACTATATTCTCACGTTCCAACCAAATGTAAATAGTTTGTAGTGTAATACATGTAACGTTCTAAGTATCATATAATTTCAGATAAAGCTAATATAATTTTAGGTATGTTCACGAGAATAATATTAActtaaattttactttttttaaaccTACCCCGCTCCACATTAGTTTAGAGAAAAGCCATTTTAACCCGCCCCCACCCTATAGCTTAAAACCCGCCCCACCCCACCTCActcctaattttttttgtttaaacaCACCCCGCCCCACATTAGTTTagagaaaaatcattttaaCCAGCCCCGCCCCATTGCCATCTCTAGCTATGACTTTATGGTCATGAAGTAACACGTTGAAGAAGTGGTGTTTACCATTTTTCCACCAAAGATACTTGGTATTATGATGTGATGCATGACGAGTGGTGTTTAATTGATCTTCAACTCTCACTTATCCTATTCGAATTTGAGCTGGAAGTCTCACATGGAGGGTAAATCGTTCCCAAACAAAGGTAACTCGATACTCAGAGCTAGAATCTGACACGTCTGTTTAAGGATAAAGAAGTATTTACTACTCTAAGAAAACCCTTGTTGACCCTGCCCAGGTCCTCTTGACTAACGCAAGTTCGGACAGAAAATGAACTCAGAGGCCTGTTCTGCAGTTACATCCCCCGATAAAACCATTCGTACTAGTGAAATAACTACAACAAGACTATATCGTCTAATATCTACAGTGTTGAGGACAATACGCAACTGAGGTTGTGGTAAGAAGCATGTACAAGTAATCAACCCAGCAAGACGATGTGTATTTGGTCTGTTTTCATATGTTCTCAATCAGAGTTTCCAGATAGATGTATCATCTTTCAAGGATTGAGATATCTGCAGTTTATGCTTACTACATCACCGGTAGACGCGACTAGGAATGAAGTTTGACACAACATGGATATATACATATCACCAGTAGTTTTTGGCATCAGACATGTCTAGATAACAAACTTTCCTCTCATCACATCATTAGGTTAAAAGCCTCACTTTTAGTTAACATTATGGATCCTAACATAT
Proteins encoded in this window:
- the LOC129877433 gene encoding plasma membrane-associated cation-binding protein 1-like, which produces MGYWKAKVLPKIKQIFDKNGPKKAAAAEACKTFDEAKEEYNKEFEEKKTELQPKVVEIYEAAAVEIKSLVKEPKGAGLKKNSDGVQKFLDELVKIEFPGSKVVSEASSNFGPSYVPGPVLFVFEKVSTFIVTEDKKEEEPTAADVAPADQHATATPVEEVEVKEKEIVIEAGESKKEEEPAIADVASTTKVEDAPAPANVVPAVKVEEAPAAAAAPEPPKA